One Heyndrickxia oleronia genomic window, AGAAACAAATTATTAGCATCTCAATATGAAGGATGTTATACTTGCGTTAGAATTACAGTTATATATAGGAGGTCATTAAACAAATGGCAATTACTCATGTTACTGATCAAAATTTCTCTTCAGAAACTTCTGAAGGATTAGTATTAACAGATTTCTGGGCAACTTGGTGTGGGCCATGTAAGATGATTGCACCAGTACTTGAAGAATTAGATGCTGAAATGGGAGATAAAGTTAAAATCGTAAAATTAGATGTTGATGAAAACCAAGAAACAGCTAGTAAGTACGGTGTAATGAGCATCCCAACATTAATCTTAATGAAAGATGGTCAAGAAATTGATAAAGTTATTGGCTATCAACCTAAAGAAGCATTAGTTGAATTAGTAAATAAACATTTATAATATAAGAATCCGGGTCATATTGACTCGGATTTTTTAGAGGAAACGCATTTTCGACTTTTATGAAAGGTAGAAGAATATGAATGATGTTATCAAAAATAAGTTAGCTCTTCTTCCTGACCAGCCTGGTTGCTACTTAATGAAAGATCGTCAAGGAACCATCATTTATGTTGGGAAGGCGAAGATATTAAAGAACCGAGTTCGCTCTTATTTTACAGGTTCTCATGACGGGAAAACACAAAGGTTAGTAAGTGAAATTGAAGATTTTGAATACATTATCACATCCTCCAATATAGAAGCTCTTATTCTAGAAATAAATCTTATAAAAAAACACGATCCCAAATATAATGTCATGTTAAAGGATGACAAGAGTTATCCATATATTAAGCTTACCCATGAAAGACATCCTAAATTAATTACAACTAGAAAAGTAAAACGTGATAAGGGAAAATATTTCGGACCGTATCCAAATGTACAGGCAGCTAATGAAACAAAAAAACTCCTGGATCGAATCTATCCTCTTAGAAAATGTTCCACACTTCCAGATAGAGTATGCTTATACTATCACCTTGGACAGTGTTTAGCTCCCTGTATTAATAAGGTGAAAGAGGATACCTATAAAAACATCGTTGATGATATAACTAAATTTTTAAATGGTGGCTACAAGGAAATTAAGCTTGAACTCTCAAGAAAAATGGAAGAGGCAGCTGAAAATTTAGAATTTGAAAGAGCAAAAGAGTATCGAGACCAGATTTTAAATATAGAAACAACAATGGAAAAGCAAAAAATAACGATGACTGATTTTACTGACAGAGATGTTTTTGGTTTTTCAGTTGATAAGGGCTGGATGTGTGTTCAAGTCTTTTTTATTCGACAAGGCAAACTTATCGAACGTGATGTTTCTATGTTCCCAATATACAATGAGCCTGAAGAAGAGTTTTTAACCTTTTTAGGACAATTCTATTTAAAGCCTAATCACTTTAAACCAAAAGAGATATTGCTTCCAGAGAATGTAGATATTGAGATTTGTGAACAATTACTGGAGACCAAAGTATTGCAGCCAAAAAAAGGTCAA contains:
- the trxA gene encoding thioredoxin, which codes for MAITHVTDQNFSSETSEGLVLTDFWATWCGPCKMIAPVLEELDAEMGDKVKIVKLDVDENQETASKYGVMSIPTLILMKDGQEIDKVIGYQPKEALVELVNKHL
- the uvrC gene encoding excinuclease ABC subunit UvrC, whose product is MNDVIKNKLALLPDQPGCYLMKDRQGTIIYVGKAKILKNRVRSYFTGSHDGKTQRLVSEIEDFEYIITSSNIEALILEINLIKKHDPKYNVMLKDDKSYPYIKLTHERHPKLITTRKVKRDKGKYFGPYPNVQAANETKKLLDRIYPLRKCSTLPDRVCLYYHLGQCLAPCINKVKEDTYKNIVDDITKFLNGGYKEIKLELSRKMEEAAENLEFERAKEYRDQILNIETTMEKQKITMTDFTDRDVFGFSVDKGWMCVQVFFIRQGKLIERDVSMFPIYNEPEEEFLTFLGQFYLKPNHFKPKEILLPENVDIEICEQLLETKVLQPKKGQKKDLIKMAEKNASIALNEKFALIERDEERTIKAVENLGEAMGIYTPHRIEAFDNSNIQGTNPVSAMVVFIDGKSAKKEYRKYKIKTVQGPDDYESMREVIRRRYSRALREELPLPDLIIIDGGKGQIEAARDILENELGLSIPLAGLAKDEKHKTSQLLAGNPLEMVPLPRNSQEFYLLQRIQDEVHRFAISFHRQLRGKNAFQSILDEITGIGPKRKKQLLRHFGSMKNMKEASVDDFIKLGIPKNVAVILKEKLDN